In Candidatus Thermoplasmatota archaeon, a single genomic region encodes these proteins:
- a CDS encoding UbiA family prenyltransferase, whose translation MSLKLTMKQPYGKPRFLSIRIRGYIDLVRPFTLIAPFFVSMFIMFASLVFNERFDMYPDWWVTIGQAALTLAFLNAASNALNQATDVEADIISKPYRPIPRGVITRDEAQSIAYILYFFALLRGLTINFWFGFFVFLIMVFTVVYSLPPRMKQYLFFNQVWIALNRGLLGILASWSVFGDPFQKEPWMIGGIAFVFFIGAMTTKDIVDAEADTKTGTRTLINTFGIKKAAYISLPFLILPFALVPLFIYYNRLPPYLWPLVFFVIPSLLIFYFMLQHSESKTLENTHAWSLMYVTYLFYAVGFATLIIFSGLGVI comes from the coding sequence ATGTCACTGAAACTAACCATGAAACAACCCTACGGAAAACCACGATTTCTCTCAATTAGAATCCGAGGGTATATTGATCTTGTCCGCCCGTTTACACTTATCGCACCTTTTTTTGTTTCGATGTTTATCATGTTTGCAAGTCTTGTCTTCAACGAACGATTTGATATGTATCCAGATTGGTGGGTTACCATAGGTCAAGCAGCGCTTACTCTTGCATTTCTCAATGCTGCATCAAATGCTCTCAATCAGGCAACCGATGTTGAAGCAGACATCATATCAAAACCATACCGCCCGATACCTCGAGGTGTTATTACTAGAGATGAGGCACAAAGTATCGCCTATATCTTATATTTCTTTGCATTACTCCGCGGGTTAACGATTAATTTTTGGTTTGGCTTCTTTGTATTTCTCATCATGGTATTTACCGTAGTTTACTCCCTTCCACCTCGGATGAAACAGTATCTCTTTTTTAATCAAGTATGGATTGCCCTCAACCGCGGATTACTTGGGATTCTTGCATCGTGGAGTGTTTTTGGAGATCCTTTTCAAAAAGAACCCTGGATGATCGGCGGCATTGCATTTGTCTTTTTTATAGGTGCAATGACAACAAAAGATATTGTTGACGCCGAAGCAGATACAAAAACAGGAACACGGACGCTAATTAACACCTTTGGAATCAAAAAAGCAGCGTACATCTCACTCCCCTTTCTCATTTTACCTTTTGCGTTGGTACCTCTCTTTATTTATTATAACCGATTACCTCCCTACTTATGGCCATTAGTTTTTTTTGTCATACCAAGTCTCCTGATTTTTTATTTTATGCTACAACACAGTGAAAGTAAAACCTTAGAGAATACTCATGCATGGTCGCTTATGTATGTAACCTATTTATTCTATGCAGTAGGTTTTGCAACGTTAATTATTTTTAGTGGACTCGGAGTGATATAA
- a CDS encoding NAD(P)-binding protein, with product MAQKHYSIGIIGAGIGGLTAGALLSRQGHKVTIFEKEPIIGGRALSFQPENCKLENYQQLLSRFHMNIYSSNPDLATLFSSDLTKGYTLDLGYHAIGGGVLSNINSVLATLDDHIDTLESNVGFIHEQGYDFPFLSRYEKIKILPKILRLLLASEKTMKKLDSVPMTETIKKYGKGSMKLILEIFSRSITTVNNLDRISTGEMFRSQKNLIKGSKPVGYPKKGLSTINNKLATAIQKNGGEIKTNTQVDQIIFQNQKAIALQANNQTYPFDIIVSNILVQELPCLIKRDVFPQHYLSSLQKLTGTASLCAYHSLKKIDEKLLGKTFHFIERNIGVDGNDAVGMIDFMAASPESQLSPPNQYLIQSYIICTPEETKNTQTLALLKRLLEKNINHLIPNYQDHLNWELFPVVAHLDGVAKTIDNQKPEIQTPIPNFYLIGDCVKAPGIGINCAVNSAKILSKLIASQSQ from the coding sequence ATGGCACAAAAACACTACTCCATTGGCATCATAGGCGCAGGAATCGGTGGTCTCACCGCTGGGGCACTCCTCTCACGACAAGGCCACAAAGTAACCATCTTTGAAAAAGAACCAATCATCGGTGGGAGAGCACTTTCATTTCAACCAGAAAACTGTAAACTTGAAAACTATCAACAGTTACTCAGCCGTTTTCACATGAATATTTATTCATCAAATCCTGATCTTGCTACGCTTTTTTCTTCTGACTTGACCAAGGGTTACACTCTTGATCTTGGATACCATGCGATTGGCGGCGGAGTACTCTCAAATATCAACAGTGTTCTTGCGACGCTTGATGATCACATAGATACTCTTGAATCAAACGTAGGATTCATTCATGAACAAGGATACGACTTTCCGTTTCTTTCACGATATGAGAAAATAAAGATATTACCCAAGATACTTCGATTACTCCTCGCATCTGAAAAAACTATGAAAAAACTTGATTCTGTCCCCATGACAGAAACTATAAAAAAATACGGAAAAGGGAGCATGAAACTCATCCTTGAAATTTTTTCACGATCAATTACAACTGTTAACAATCTCGATCGAATCAGTACGGGCGAAATGTTCCGATCTCAAAAAAATCTGATCAAAGGATCAAAACCAGTAGGATATCCAAAAAAAGGCCTTAGTACAATCAACAATAAACTCGCAACAGCGATTCAAAAAAACGGTGGAGAAATCAAAACAAATACACAAGTTGACCAAATTATTTTTCAAAACCAAAAAGCAATAGCACTCCAGGCAAACAATCAAACCTATCCTTTCGACATAATCGTTTCAAACATCCTTGTCCAAGAACTCCCCTGCCTCATTAAAAGAGATGTATTCCCGCAACACTACCTATCTTCGTTACAAAAACTTACAGGAACCGCAAGCCTCTGTGCCTACCATTCTCTTAAAAAAATCGACGAGAAATTACTTGGAAAAACATTTCATTTCATCGAACGAAACATAGGTGTTGATGGAAACGATGCTGTTGGTATGATCGACTTCATGGCAGCATCACCTGAATCACAATTATCACCACCAAATCAATATTTAATCCAATCGTACATTATATGTACTCCTGAAGAGACGAAGAATACACAGACCTTAGCTCTCCTGAAACGATTACTCGAAAAAAACATCAACCACCTCATCCCAAATTATCAAGATCACTTAAACTGGGAATTGTTTCCTGTTGTCGCACATCTTGATGGCGTGGCAAAAACAATTGATAACCAGAAACCAGAGATACAAACACCCATACCAAATTTTTATCTCATTGGAGACTGCGTCAAAGCACCTGGCATCGGTATAAACTGCGCGGTAAATTCAGCTAAAATCCTTAGCAAACTAATCGCCTCCCAGAGTCAATAG